The following nucleotide sequence is from Vibrio rumoiensis.
TGAATACCGCTATGACGCGATGAGTTGATCATCTCCAGTATTTTCACGCCAGGAACAGGCTGGGCTTTTCCACCAGCCTCAATTGCGTATAGAATGAACAGAACATCCTTCTGCGTTGACGACAGTCTCACGCCGCCCCCCTTATTCATGTCTGATATGAATAAGGCTCCCACAAAAGGAGCCTTATGTAAATCTTATTCATGTGTCACATGATTAAGAGCTAGTTAACGGAGTCTTTTAGCCCCTTACCAGCTTTAAACCCAGGTATCTTGGCCGCAGCGATTTGGATATTCTCACCAGTCTGGGGATTTCTCCCGGTTCGCGCAGCGCGTTCCTTGACTTGGAAAGTACCAAAACCAGTGAGCGCCACAGTTCCACCTGCTTTAAGCTCCTCTGTCACTGAGTTGATCAGCGCATTCACCGCAGCTTCGGCCTTTGCTTTGCTAATGTCAGCGTCTTCGGCCACTTTCATAATCAGTTCGCTTTTGTTCATATCGTCCCCTTAGTGCAAATTAATTTGAACAATTCGTTTGTTTTTCAATATTTGAGGATCTACATCCCCAATGTTTTGTGATGTTATGACTACCTTCATATCATGACTAATAGCCAGCGCCAGCACATGATCCAATTCATCGCCTTGTTGGTAGCAATGAATTTCGTCTATCAATAACGTTCCATTTTCCGTCGGTTGAAAATAGTCTCTACTGGAGAGCTTTTGTCCTTTTTTTTCCCAATAGAGTTCAATTATCTTGTCGCCCGATTCGTAAGGCAATCCAAGAGCTCTTGTGGCAAGGACACTTTTTCCTGTTCCTGAGCTACCGACCAGTAACGGAATTTTCCCTTGATTAAGAGCTATGCTTATCGCATTTTCTATCCCAGGGTTTCTGCTATCTATATCGGCCACAGCTTCCTGTATTAATTTTCTCATTCTTAACTCCTGCATTCGTGAATAAAATCGACTAAAACTTTGACCATCAGGTACAGCGCATCAAAAACTTAGTCTTTCCTACGCCATTCCCAAGGTGGGGTTCTCTCTGATTCTGGTAACGCCCAAAGGCCTCGCTTATCTGCTTTAGCCTCGGCCTCCAGCTTGAACAGCTCCGGTGTTTTGGCGTACTGCCGGTATACCCACGCACTACCAGAGCGAACCATTTCCGCATTGACCCACTTGCCATCGACATAGAGATTGGCAACCAGGCGGCCATAGCGGTCTTTGTCGATTTGCTCCACTTTGATCATTCGACCAAACACCAGATCTGATAAGGCCTGCTTCGCCTTTGAGCCGTATGGCTGCTTTTTCTCTGGGGTATCGATCTCCGCGAGCCTTACTCTGTACTGGATCTTGCCACTCCGGCAGTCTTTCCCGGTATCGCAGCTTTGTTCCGTTAGCACTTTGACCGTATCACCATCAGACACCCCCACAACCTTTGCAGTGAAGGTCTCTGCCCACACATGAGGAGCCAGCACCAGCATTGCTGATAGGAACGCTGAAATCCTCATCTTTTTCACAAAACCCACAGTCATAGTCACTCCACCAAATTAATTGTTTTTTTCAGCAGGCAATGCCTTGGCCCAGCAGAGCCTTGTCTCATTCACCTTGCTATCTACGATTCGACAAGCATCCCATTTAAGTGATGACCAGTTTGCTATGGTTGAGGCTAACCAGTACCAAGGTGCAGTAAACACCGGCTGCCCACCTTCCTTCGTTTTAAATACATGGTATCGCATGTTGTTTCTCCTGTTTGATTGAGGCTTATGCCTCGTAATAGAAATTCTTCGTGTCCGGGTAAGGCTTGAAGCAATGAGCTGTGGCTCTCCCCAGAGAAAGAACCGTAGCCTCAGCTTCTGGCTCTTCCTCGGTATCTTCATGAGACTCCCCACCAAGTTGCGTTACCCATTCGGCAGCGAGTCGCACCCCCTCATCAAACGGCACTTTGTTCTTTTGGAGCACATCAAGATAGGCAAGCAGCAAACAGTGAGGCGTGATGACAGAGGAATTCCAATCGGTTGCTAGACGTATATCGTTCATGTCAGCATACCAGGCATCGACTTGATGCTTTAATCCAACCTCGGCCATCATGCCGTGCTTACCGGCAACCTTTCTGCCTTCCTCTACCAAATCAACCGGGGCGTCCCAGTAGAGAACTCCCCCGTCCGCATCTTGGGTCGCACACGTTGCACCTTGCGGCCAATGCCTCCGTTCCATAATGAGCTCGCAGAGTGTTTGGTTGCCTACAGGAGCCTTGTAGTCCTCATCGAGATTCACCACGATGGTTTCCGGCTCCCG
It contains:
- a CDS encoding HU family DNA-binding protein — translated: MNKSELIMKVAEDADISKAKAEAAVNALINSVTEELKAGGTVALTGFGTFQVKERAARTGRNPQTGENIQIAAAKIPGFKAGKGLKDSVN
- a CDS encoding P-loop NTPase family protein, which encodes MRKLIQEAVADIDSRNPGIENAISIALNQGKIPLLVGSSGTGKSVLATRALGLPYESGDKIIELYWEKKGQKLSSRDYFQPTENGTLLIDEIHCYQQGDELDHVLALAISHDMKVVITSQNIGDVDPQILKNKRIVQINLH
- a CDS encoding thermonuclease family protein, with amino-acid sequence MTVGFVKKMRISAFLSAMLVLAPHVWAETFTAKVVGVSDGDTVKVLTEQSCDTGKDCRSGKIQYRVRLAEIDTPEKKQPYGSKAKQALSDLVFGRMIKVEQIDKDRYGRLVANLYVDGKWVNAEMVRSGSAWVYRQYAKTPELFKLEAEAKADKRGLWALPESERTPPWEWRRKD